The following are from one region of the Azospirillum sp. B510 genome:
- a CDS encoding flagellin: MASILTNASAMTALQTLRHVTGDLATTQDRISTGLKVNNAKDNAAYWSIATTMKADVAGFKAVKESLELGSGTTNTASVAAKNIVENLQTLKARVIAGQTNGVDKSLIQNDVDQLVKLIKGAAADASFNGDNLLRVTYSNDGTAKDQNVSILASLSRGNGTVDPSYIDFQRQDLRVESIVGKATIEQQINSTNAKKASVDIKFGAPGDTFINGQNLGLGALSLTVTKEDGTKVDVSVDLSAQKYDTNLATTQGNIATAVNTALTAAGGDFQVAFTGDTLSFTDQDKNADGNFTAQVSGLWVGSKESDAFGGLADLTQVDVVNNSKKSLEVINKLLDTAIGKASVIGSIENRVSVQNDFVSKLTDSMNKGIGALVDADMNEESSRLQALQVQQQLATQALSIANQGPQNILSLFR; this comes from the coding sequence ATGGCCTCGATTCTGACCAACGCCTCGGCGATGACCGCGTTGCAGACCCTGCGTCACGTCACCGGTGACCTGGCGACCACGCAGGACCGCATCTCGACCGGCCTGAAGGTCAACAACGCCAAGGACAACGCCGCCTACTGGTCGATCGCCACCACCATGAAGGCCGACGTCGCCGGCTTCAAGGCGGTCAAGGAGTCGCTGGAACTCGGCTCCGGCACCACCAACACCGCATCGGTGGCCGCCAAGAACATCGTCGAGAACCTGCAGACGCTGAAGGCCCGCGTCATCGCCGGCCAGACCAACGGCGTCGACAAGTCGCTGATCCAGAACGACGTCGACCAGCTGGTGAAGCTGATCAAGGGTGCCGCCGCCGACGCGTCCTTCAACGGCGACAACCTGCTGCGCGTCACCTATTCCAACGACGGCACGGCCAAGGACCAGAACGTCTCGATCCTGGCCTCGCTCAGCCGCGGCAACGGCACGGTCGATCCCAGCTACATCGATTTCCAGCGCCAGGACCTGCGCGTCGAATCGATCGTCGGCAAGGCCACCATCGAGCAGCAGATCAATTCGACGAACGCCAAGAAGGCGTCGGTCGACATCAAGTTCGGCGCCCCTGGCGACACCTTCATCAACGGCCAGAATCTCGGCCTCGGCGCCCTGTCGCTGACGGTCACCAAGGAGGACGGCACCAAGGTCGACGTGTCGGTCGATCTGTCGGCGCAGAAGTACGACACCAACCTCGCCACCACCCAGGGCAACATCGCCACGGCGGTCAACACCGCCCTGACCGCCGCCGGCGGCGACTTCCAGGTCGCCTTCACCGGCGACACGCTTTCCTTCACCGACCAGGACAAGAACGCCGACGGCAACTTCACCGCCCAGGTGTCCGGCCTGTGGGTCGGCTCGAAGGAAAGCGACGCGTTCGGCGGCCTCGCCGACCTGACCCAGGTCGATGTCGTCAACAACTCGAAGAAGTCGCTCGAGGTCATCAACAAGCTGCTCGACACCGCCATCGGCAAGGCGTCGGTCATCGGCTCGATCGAGAACCGCGTGTCGGTGCAGAACGACTTCGTCTCCAAGCTGACCGACTCGATGAACAAGGGCATCGGCGCGCTGGTCGACGCCGACATGAACGAGGAATCGAGCCGTTTGCAGGCCCTCCAGGTCCAGCAGCAGCTCGCCACCCAGGCCCTGTCGATCGCCAACCAGGGTCCGCAGAACATCCTGTCGCTGTTCCGCTAA
- a CDS encoding winged helix-turn-helix domain-containing protein, giving the protein MQALLIEPADLIAEAIGKQLALSKVNHDRLDLNGLRDLVGGHGAVDLPHDAIIIGDVGDTEACVAMLRARNVTAAIICLIERRCANTTAGILRAGADDVLVKPIVSTEIRARLEAIRRRSYGLTSNAVTVGRLTVFLDGRDPEVDGERLRLSQREHAILSVLALNHRRVVSKEHIYEEVYGLSGSDPLDKVIDVYICKLRKKIDTATGGGRYIETVYGRGYKFEAPPDHIAADRAQLMLDRWSAVGGLAAGRVPFIPPVVPSAAARATVRAVGR; this is encoded by the coding sequence ATGCAGGCCCTGCTGATTGAGCCAGCCGACCTGATCGCCGAAGCCATCGGCAAGCAACTGGCCCTGAGTAAGGTTAACCATGATCGCCTTGACCTGAATGGTCTGCGCGATCTGGTGGGCGGTCATGGCGCGGTCGACCTCCCCCATGACGCGATCATCATCGGCGATGTCGGCGATACCGAAGCCTGCGTCGCCATGCTCCGCGCCCGCAACGTGACCGCCGCGATCATCTGCCTGATCGAACGCCGCTGCGCCAACACCACCGCCGGCATCCTGCGGGCGGGGGCGGACGACGTGCTGGTCAAGCCGATCGTCAGCACCGAAATCCGCGCCCGGCTGGAAGCGATCCGCCGCCGCTCCTACGGGCTGACCAGCAACGCGGTGACGGTCGGCCGCCTCACCGTCTTCCTCGACGGCCGCGATCCGGAGGTCGATGGCGAACGCCTGCGCCTCAGCCAGCGGGAACATGCGATCCTGTCGGTCCTGGCCCTCAACCACCGCCGCGTGGTGTCGAAGGAGCATATCTACGAGGAGGTCTACGGCCTGTCCGGCTCCGATCCGCTCGACAAGGTGATCGACGTCTATATCTGCAAGCTGCGCAAGAAGATCGACACGGCGACCGGCGGCGGCCGCTACATCGAGACCGTCTATGGCCGCGGCTACAAGTTCGAGGCGCCTCCCGATCACATCGCCGCCGACCGCGCCCAGCTGATGCTGGACCGCTGGTCCGCCGTCGGCGGGCTGGCGGCCGGCCGTGTCCCTTTCATCCCGCCGGTGGTGCCGAGCGCCGCCGCCCGTGCCACCGTCCGCGCCGTCGGCCGGTAA
- a CDS encoding flagellar biosynthesis regulator FlaF: MSIAAYHQTIAECDDPRKIEYRVFLRITLALEQNRDADWRSAALKDALWRNLELWNALRADLLEDGNALPEALRAGLVSLSFAVNRNTQRVLRGEGGIDLLLHINRSVMQGLQGPAAPAARELVTEELSYGT, encoded by the coding sequence ATGAGCATCGCCGCCTATCACCAGACCATTGCCGAGTGCGACGATCCGCGAAAGATCGAATACCGGGTGTTCCTGCGCATCACCCTGGCGCTGGAGCAGAACCGCGACGCCGACTGGCGCTCCGCCGCGCTGAAGGACGCGCTGTGGCGGAACCTGGAGCTGTGGAACGCCCTGCGCGCCGACCTGCTGGAGGACGGCAACGCCCTGCCGGAGGCGTTGCGCGCCGGCCTGGTCTCGCTGTCCTTCGCGGTGAACCGCAACACCCAGCGGGTGCTGCGCGGCGAGGGCGGCATCGACCTGCTGCTGCACATCAACCGGTCGGTGATGCAGGGGCTTCAAGGCCCGGCCGCACCGGCGGCGCGCGAGCTGGTGACGGAGGAGCTGTCCTATGGCACTTAA
- a CDS encoding flagellar biosynthesis repressor FlbT, whose amino-acid sequence MALKLRLKPCERVVINGCVVQNENRRYTLTISNFAQIIRGSDILQEEDAVTPVRRAYFLIQSMLLDPAVAAGGGGTVAEMMAQLYTTFNRPDIQDRIARAMGHIGERDYYKALSALRPVMEYEGTLLSAVSPAPAAAAARSSDGIGHHAGG is encoded by the coding sequence ATGGCACTTAAGCTGCGCCTGAAGCCGTGCGAGCGGGTGGTGATCAACGGCTGCGTCGTCCAGAACGAGAACCGCCGCTACACCCTGACGATCTCCAATTTCGCCCAGATCATCCGTGGCAGCGACATCCTCCAGGAGGAGGACGCGGTCACCCCGGTGCGCCGCGCCTATTTCCTGATCCAGAGCATGCTGCTCGACCCGGCCGTCGCCGCCGGCGGCGGCGGCACGGTCGCGGAGATGATGGCCCAGCTCTACACCACCTTCAACCGGCCCGACATCCAGGACCGCATCGCCCGCGCCATGGGCCATATCGGCGAACGCGACTATTACAAGGCGCTGTCCGCCCTGCGTCCGGTGATGGAGTATGAGGGCACGCTGCTGTCGGCGGTGTCCCCGGCTCCTGCGGCGGCTGCGGCCCGCTCCAGCGACGGCATCGGCCACCACGCGGGAGGGTGA
- a CDS encoding DUF1217 domain-containing protein, whose product MTTLVDLRVANKNHDRYDQAVRSRPAVQRAISYFQDNIGKITSTEDFMKDDKLYRFVLDAFDLGSQARSRGLIRKVLEEGVGDKSSTANRMSDSKFREMATILGFAENQGDNLKKPAVVQAIIDRYVAVTLEVESEDRNPAVRLGLYFQRRSANISNWYQVMADNALRKVVYTALGLPEQTALLDVDKQKALLEKRMDIADLKKPDKVAKLLDRFAAMYDMRNGDAAAAAAIPSIGPVSRRGRASIISIDPSITMTLMRFPRF is encoded by the coding sequence ATGACGACGCTCGTCGATCTGCGGGTCGCCAACAAGAATCATGACCGCTATGACCAGGCGGTGCGCAGCCGGCCGGCGGTGCAGCGCGCCATCTCCTACTTCCAGGACAATATCGGTAAGATCACCAGCACCGAGGATTTCATGAAGGACGACAAGCTCTACCGCTTCGTCCTCGACGCCTTCGACCTCGGCAGCCAGGCCAGGTCGCGCGGCCTGATCCGCAAGGTGCTGGAGGAGGGGGTGGGCGACAAATCCTCCACCGCCAACCGGATGAGCGACAGCAAGTTCCGGGAAATGGCCACCATCCTGGGCTTTGCCGAGAACCAGGGCGACAATCTGAAGAAGCCGGCGGTCGTCCAGGCCATCATCGACCGCTACGTCGCGGTGACGCTGGAGGTCGAATCGGAGGACAGGAACCCGGCGGTGCGCCTCGGCCTTTATTTCCAGAGGCGGTCGGCCAACATCTCCAACTGGTATCAGGTGATGGCCGACAACGCCCTGCGCAAGGTGGTCTACACCGCGCTGGGGCTGCCGGAGCAGACGGCGCTTCTGGATGTCGACAAGCAGAAGGCCCTGTTGGAAAAGCGGATGGACATCGCCGACCTGAAGAAGCCGGACAAGGTCGCCAAGCTGCTCGACCGCTTCGCCGCGATGTACGACATGCGGAATGGCGATGCCGCCGCGGCCGCGGCCATCCCGTCGATCGGCCCGGTCTCCCGCCGTGGGCGGGCGTCGATCATCTCCATCGATCCATCCATCACCATGACGCTGATGCGATTCCCGCGCTTCTGA